From the genome of Biomphalaria glabrata chromosome 1, xgBioGlab47.1, whole genome shotgun sequence, one region includes:
- the LOC106061298 gene encoding exocyst complex component 6B-like isoform X5 — MAEVTPNADENPWKKLNVAIQDADTLRQEAVEAHTEHLITEIETLEGPLATTLRAVYDGEGVDYFMEKLDARIKGHDHEIERMCNYHYQGFIDSIRELQQVSGDATKLKGEIQGLNRELKFSCDPLLSKGDELVKYRKIQKNVTLAIESLSLCLPVLEMYGKLQEQMKCKRYYPALKTLEQLEHTYLPRVLNHWFSQTMAEAIPRLRERIKDASMVELKDFLESIRKHSAKIGEVAMRHAAEQNNMDPSIAKKRVKTRRAPPPPNPFTGEVEDVAPSPPTNNSDKEEELSAQDLIDFSPVYRCLHIYSLLGDKEKFESYYRSQRWKQAWLSLQPPPNMHESLDLFKKYFHDIIGFFVVEDHILHTTQGLVTRSHMDELWEKTVEKLSATLRITWKSCKLASLMLEVKKLIVLFCHTLKGYGFSVGRLLELLLEMRDRYSVILSDQWIDVFTDIFTEDNYTPILCDKPEDYVIICSQFPYTDKELDKSEYPRQFPFSQFVPSIYVQVKEYINACLKFSADLHLSHTEIDDMIRKSANQLLTKTLGACLSKLIKKPSLSLLQLIQISINMNYLEMSCEYLEEYISSLTGAEKDSVHIARLHGSSMFKDARSEAEQQIYQQLNLKIDEFLDLASYDWTISDSKGQASSYLMDLVVFLKSIFMSFTNLPEKVAKTACMSACQHIASRLMALMLDNEVKLLSMGAFHQFNLDVMQCEQFAASAPIPDSNDGTLQMAFTDLRQLLDLFINWDWSVYLADYGKQQSRYLRVPRHIAVSLLEKLNNGDKKKNNLFASLKKNERDKKRLIETVLKQLKVLENGAA, encoded by the exons atggcGGAAGTAACACCCAATGCAGATGAAAATCCATGGAAAAAGTTAAATGTAGCGATTCAGGATGCAGACACTTTAAGACAAGAAGCGGTTGAGGCGCATACTGAACATTTAATAACTGAAATAGAAACTTTAGAAGGACCGCTTGCCACTACTTTGAG agCTGTATACGATGGGGAAGGTGTCGATTACTTTATGGAAAAGCTTGATGCTCGAATCAAAGGTCATGATCATGAAATTGAGCGTATGTGTAACTACCACTATCAAGGATTTATTGACTCCATAAGGGAACTGCAACAAGTGAGTGGTGATGCCACCAAACTAAAG GGTGAAATTCAAGGACTAAACAGAGAACTAAAATTCTCTTGTGATCCATTGTTAAGTAAAGGAGATGAACTAGTCAAATATAGAAAAATTCAGAAAAATGTTACACTCGCTATTGAAAGTCTTAGTCTGTGTTTACctg ttttagaaATGTACGGAAAGCTTCAAGAACAAATGAAATGCAAAAG GTACTATCCTGCTTTAAAAACCCTGGAACAACTCGAGCACACATACCTCCCACGTGtcttaaatcattggttttcccaAACCATGGCTGAAGCCATACCCAGGCTGCGGGAGAGGATCAAAGATGCCTCCATGGTGGAGCTCAAAGATTTCCTAGAAAGTATTAGAAAGCATTCAGCAAAGATAGGAGAAGTGGCTATGAGACAT GCTGCAGAACAAAATAACATGGATCCTTCGATAGCTAAGAAACGTGTGAAAACTCGAAGAGCTCCCCCACCTCCAAATCCATTTACAGGGGAAGTAGAAGATGTAGCACCATCTCCACCTACCAATAACAGTGATAAGGAAGAG GAATTAAGTGCCCAAGACCTGATTGATTTCTCTCCAGTTTATAGGTGTCTACATATTTATTCATTATTG GGAGACAAAGAAAAGTTTGAAAGCTACTACAGGTCTCAGAGATGGAAGCAAGCCTGGCTCTCTTTGCAGCCTCCTCCAAATATG cATGAGAGTTtggatttgtttaaaaagtactTCCATGATATAATAGG ATTTTTTGTGGTAGAAGATCATATTTTACACACAACTCAAGGTCTGGTGACCAGGTCACACATGGATGAACTGTGGGAGAAGACTGTTGAGAAGCTAAGTGCTACCCTTAGAATAACATGG AAATCCTGTAAACTAGCAAGTCTGATGCTGGAGGTGAAAAAATTGATTGTCTTGTTTTGCCACACACTGAAG GGCTATGGTTTCAGTGTTGGGAGATTACTAGAACTTCTGCTTGAGATGAG AGACAGATACAGCGTCATATTGTCAGACCAGTGGATTGATGTCTTCACTGACATATTTACTGAGGACAACTACACCCCTATTCTCTGTGATAAGCCTGAAGATTATGTCATCATTTGTAGCCAGTTTCCTTATACAGATAAAGAGTTAGATAAA AGTGAGTATCCACGGCAGTTTCCATTTTCACAGTTTGTGCCTAGCATTTATGTTCAAGTGAAAGAATATATTAATGCTTGCTTAAAGTTCTCAGCTGATTTACATCTGAg TcacacagaaatagatgataTGATTCGCAAGTCTGCCAACCAACTGCTGACTAAAACACTAGGTGCTTGTCTTTCAAAACTGATAAAAAAACCAAGTCTAAGTTTATTACAG ttGATTCAAATATCAATCAATATGAACTACTTAGAAATGTCTTGTGAGTACTTGGAGGAATATATTTCCAGTCTAACAGG TGCTGAAAAAGACAGTGTACACATAGCAAGACTTCATGGTTCATCTATGTTTAAG GATGCCAGAAGTGAAGCTGAACAACAAATTTACCAAcagttgaatttaaaaatagatgaatttcttgatttag CATCGTATGACTGGACTATCTCTGATTCAAAAGGGCAAGCTAGCAGCTATCTCATGGATTTAGTTGTATTcctcaaaagtatttttatgtcttTCACCAACTTGCCT GAGAAAGTTGCCAAGACTGCCTGTATGTCAGCTTGTCAGCACATAGCATCACGCCTCATGGCTTTAATGCTAGACAATGAAGTCAAGCTGTTGTCAATGGGAGCATTCCACCAGTTCAACTTAGATGTCATGCAGTGTGAAC AATTTGCAGCATCAGCACCTATACCAGATTCTAATGATGGAACCTTGCAGATGGCTTTCACAGATCTTAGACAA